Proteins from one [Limnothrix rosea] IAM M-220 genomic window:
- a CDS encoding DUF3593 domain-containing protein yields the protein MFSKETLFAVSLFPYLGFLWFLTRSGKTPKLALSGFYVLLVFVVITIPAGLYAQNEYGVELANVDWLHGSAESFLTLSNVLVVLGFAGAIAKLKSSKSEE from the coding sequence ATGTTCTCCAAAGAAACATTATTTGCCGTTTCCCTTTTTCCCTATCTCGGCTTTCTCTGGTTTTTAACGCGCTCTGGGAAAACACCAAAATTAGCTCTCAGTGGGTTTTATGTATTATTAGTTTTTGTCGTAATCACAATTCCCGCGGGTCTCTATGCCCAAAATGAATATGGCGTAGAATTGGCAAATGTTGATTGGCTCCACGGCAGTGCTGAGTCGTTTTTGACGTTATCTAATGTCTTAGTTGTATTGGGCTTTGCTGGGGCGATCGCCAAACTGAAGTCCTCTAAATCTGAGGAATAG
- a CDS encoding HlyD family efflux transporter periplasmic adaptor subunit, with amino-acid sequence MTQSPAETNGKTAPQQQPETVTEFDQPVVLRQSPVLSRAIIWIILIFSGAFFTWAYFARLEQVIAGSGQLQPKGDVQEIQAPVNGVVKDVEVADGDQVKKGDLLLTFDSDAAEANQESLLQIQNSLRQENQLYRAVLNNNADIATLEAQLAEMKLPPEVVALARNRLSLISETQVIRAQLGLNSGRLNPQQSARLSASSQEITSRLRAAELELQQLQELANQNEVQIADRRAQLKTDREVLDEIRDRNELLMAEAQESLEIEEKIIKEIAPLVDEGAVSALQLERQEQQLNDRTERIIEQRSNGGIEQQQQQQRVDSRLAEIDQLLKEQRRLQFDISQARQELLNTRSASERTLREQLDNVEQRLAVVDSELNKIIVENEKRLSEVEAQLIQNAETLDYQAVTAPINGTVFDLQAREGFVPRSGQAEPLLKIVPNDELVAEVFVTNQDIGFVRQRYDEALAGGEPVEVDVRIDTYAFNEYGDIGGEILSIGSDALPPDQIYPFYRFPVKIALEAQELNGRPLQSGMSVNVNIKIREDRRVYSVFTDLFSRRVQDLKESR; translated from the coding sequence ATGACCCAATCCCCAGCCGAAACAAACGGAAAAACCGCACCACAACAACAGCCAGAAACCGTTACCGAGTTTGACCAACCCGTCGTGTTGCGCCAGTCACCCGTTCTATCACGGGCAATTATTTGGATTATTTTAATTTTTAGTGGCGCTTTCTTTACTTGGGCATACTTCGCCAGACTCGAACAAGTCATAGCCGGCAGCGGTCAACTCCAACCCAAAGGCGATGTCCAAGAAATTCAAGCACCCGTCAATGGCGTTGTCAAAGACGTAGAAGTAGCCGACGGCGATCAAGTCAAAAAGGGAGATTTATTGCTAACTTTTGATTCTGATGCAGCGGAAGCAAACCAAGAATCTCTGTTACAAATTCAAAATTCCCTCCGCCAAGAAAACCAGCTTTACCGCGCTGTTCTGAATAACAATGCAGACATTGCCACCCTTGAAGCACAACTCGCAGAAATGAAGTTGCCACCAGAAGTCGTCGCTCTTGCCCGCAACCGCCTCAGTCTTATTAGCGAAACCCAAGTAATTCGTGCCCAACTCGGCCTCAATAGTGGCCGATTAAACCCTCAGCAATCAGCAAGGTTAAGTGCTTCATCCCAGGAGATTACTTCTCGATTACGGGCAGCAGAACTCGAACTACAGCAACTCCAAGAATTAGCAAATCAAAATGAAGTACAAATCGCCGATCGCCGTGCCCAGCTAAAAACAGACCGAGAAGTACTAGATGAAATCCGCGATCGCAACGAATTACTAATGGCAGAAGCCCAAGAAAGCCTCGAAATCGAAGAGAAAATCATTAAAGAAATTGCGCCCCTCGTCGATGAAGGAGCCGTTTCTGCTCTGCAATTAGAACGTCAAGAACAACAGCTCAATGACCGCACAGAGCGGATTATCGAACAACGATCTAACGGTGGCATCGAACAACAACAACAACAACAGCGCGTCGATAGTCGCCTAGCCGAAATTGACCAGCTCCTAAAAGAACAAAGGCGATTACAATTCGATATCAGTCAGGCCAGACAAGAATTACTCAATACTCGTTCAGCGTCAGAGCGCACTTTGCGGGAGCAACTTGATAATGTTGAACAACGTTTAGCTGTCGTTGATAGCGAACTCAATAAAATTATTGTCGAAAATGAAAAGCGGTTATCTGAAGTCGAAGCGCAACTGATTCAAAATGCTGAAACGCTAGACTATCAGGCGGTGACAGCACCTATTAATGGGACAGTTTTTGATTTGCAGGCGCGGGAAGGCTTTGTGCCTCGGTCTGGTCAAGCGGAGCCATTACTCAAAATTGTGCCCAATGACGAACTGGTGGCTGAGGTCTTTGTGACGAACCAAGATATTGGTTTTGTGCGGCAACGGTACGACGAGGCATTGGCTGGTGGTGAACCGGTGGAAGTGGATGTGCGCATCGATACCTATGCCTTTAATGAGTATGGCGATATTGGTGGTGAAATTTTAAGCATTGGCTCTGATGCATTACCCCCGGATCAGATTTATCCTTTTTACCGTTTTCCCGTGAAGATTGCACTAGAGGCGCAGGAGCTGAATGGGCGACCGCTTCAGTCGGGGATGTCGGTGAATGTTAATATCAAAATTCGCGAAGATCGCCGTGTTTACAGTGTCTTTACGGATTTATTTAGCCGCCGTGTCCAGGATCTTAAGGAATCGCGCTAA